The Streptomyces taklimakanensis nucleotide sequence TCGCCGAGTGCGTGCTGCTGGAGACGGTCATCCTGTCGATCCTCAACCACGACTCGGCCGTCGCCGCCGCCGCGTCCCGGATGGCCGTCGCCGCCGGCGACCGCCCGCTGATCGAGATGGGCGCCCGACGCACCCACGAACTGTCGGCGGTGGCCGCGGCCCGGGCCGCGTACGTGGGCGGCTTCTCCTCCACCTCCGACCTGGCCGCGGGGTTCCGCTACGGCATTCCCACCGTCGGCACCAGCGCCCACTCCTTCACCCTGCTGCACGACACCGAGCGCGACGCCTTCACCGCGCAGGTGGAGTCCATGGGCGCCGGCACCACGCTCCTGGTGGACACCTACGACGTCGCCGAGGCCGTGCGCACCGCCGTGGAGGTGGCCGGGCCGGGCCTGGGCGCCGTCCGCATCGACTCCGGCGACCTGCTGCTGCTCGCCCACCGGGTGCGGCAGCAGCTCGACGAGCTGGGAGCCCGGGACACGAGGATCGTCGTGACCAGCGACCTGGACGAGTACGCCATCGCCTCGCTGGCCGTCGCCCCCGTGGACGCCTACGGGGTGGGCACCCAGCTCGTCACCGGCAGCGGCCATCCGACGGCCGCCATGGTCTACAAACTGGTGGCCCGGGCCGACTCCGACGCCCCCGACGCCCCGCTGCGACCGGTGGCGAAGAAGTCGATGGGCGGGAAGCTGTCGGTGGGCGGCGTCAAGTGGGCCGCGCGCCGCCCGGACGCGGACGGCATGGCGGAGGCCGAGGTCGTGGGCACCGGCGAGGTACCGGAGGAACTGGCCGCGCACCAGCTCCTGGTGGACCTGGTGCGCGGCGGCGAGGTCGTGGCGCGCGAGCGGTTGGAGGCGGCCCGCGAGCGGCACGTGCGGGCCCGGGACGGACTCCCGCTGTCGGCGACGCAGCTCTCGCGCGGCGAGCCGGTGCTGCCCACCGAGTACGTCTCCGGCTGAACCGGACGGCACGGGGCGACGGGGCGCGCGGGCCGGCCGCGCGTCTCCCGGAGCGGACGTCGGGTGTCTAAGGTCGGACACGGGGCCGCCCGGCGTCCGCCACGCCGGCCCCGCACCACACACATCGAACCATCGCCGACCCCCCACCCACCATCCAGCGGAAAGGTGTGCGTCATGCACCGGGCACTGATCGTCGTGGACGTCCAGAACGACTTCTGTGAGGGCGGCAGCCTCGCGGTGGCCGGAGGCGCCGACGTGGCCGCGGCCATCACCGACCTCGTCGGGCAGACCACCGCCGGATACCGCCACGTGGTGGCCACCCGTGACCACCACGTCTCCCCCGGTGACCACTTCTCGGACCACCCCGACTTCCGCCACTCCTGGCCCGCGCACTGCGTGGCCGGGACCGAGGGCGTGGGGTTCCACCCGAACTTCGCCCCGGCCGTGGCCTCCGGCTCCATCGACGCGGTCTTCGACAAGGGCGCGTACGCCGCGGCCTACAGCGGCTTCGAGGGGAAGGACGAGAACGGCACCGCGCTCGCCCGGTGGCTGCGCTCCCGGGACGTCACGGAGGTGGACCTGGTCGGCATCGCCACCGACCACTGCGTCCGCGCCACCGCCCTGGACGCGGCGCGCGAGGGCTTCCGCACGCGGGTGCTGCTCGGGATGACGGCCGGGGTCGCCGCGCCGACCACCGAGCGGGCCCTGGAGGAGATGCGCGAGGCGGGCGTGGAACTGTCCGGCGAGCCGGTGGTCCGGAGCGCCTGACGCGTCCGGGGCGGCGGAAGCACCCCTGGAGGGCCCTGGGAGGGGCGTACGCGCCCTCCGGGGCGTCGGGGCCGGGAGGGGGCGGTCGGGGGCGCGGAGGGGCTCACGAGGCGGTACGGGCCCTCGGACGCCGAGGGGCCGGCGCACCGGGGGCCGCTCAGCCGGTGGGGGCCCGGCGCAGGGCGCCCACGGGCCGCCAGAAGCCGCCCGTGTCGTCGGTGCGGTCGCCTCCTGCGCCGCCTTCCCCGGGCGCCGGGCGCCAGACCAGGCCGTCGGGGTGGTGCAGCACGGCGGTGATCTCGTCGGGGGTGGGGGGCTCGGTGTTGCCGCGCAGGTAGACCGCGCGCAGCCCCAGGTTCCGCAGCCGGGTCAGGGCGCGGGCGCGGTTGGCCGCGTGCACCAGGAAGCGGACGCGCCGGCCGCCGTCTCCGGGCCGGGGCACCGAGAGGGCCACGACCACGCTGCCGTCCGGCAGCCGTGTCCAACCACCACCTGCCATGTTCACCACTCCCCCGTTATACATCACGCCCGCAAAGGGGCCGGCCGGTGCGGAACGATACCCGCTCACGACGCGGCCGGCCGCCGCCCAGCAGGGGCGGCGACCGGCCGGCTGTCGGTCGACCTCAACGATCGATGGAGAAGTCGATCACTTCCGCGAAGAGGGGCCGACCATGACCGTCATCGTCCTGCCGTGCAGCGGCTGGCCGAGGATGGTGATCCGCGTGTTGGTGTCGGGCACCTTCACGCTCGCGGTCGGGTTGGCCGGGTCCCAGTAGGTGCCCTTGCGGTCGTCGAAGACGGGCTTGCCCAGCTTCCAGTCGATCTTGGTGGGCTCGCCGTTCTTGTGCAGGGTCATGCCCCGCGTCGGGAACCAGCTGAAGGTGGAGTCGTAGGACTGGATGCGGTTGCGCATCAGCGTCCCGTCCGACCACCTCTCCGCCTCCGGGTGGGCGTCGATCGGCAGGACCAGACCCTCACCCGGGTGGACGCTGGTGTTGTTGTCCAGCTGGGAGGTGTCCCACAGCCAGATCAGCAGACCGTTCTGGTACGAGTAGCGCTCGACCCAGTCGGAGCGGGTGTTCTGCCAACCGAAGTTGTACGGACCGGTCTTCAGCGTCTTGTCGTACGAGACGTACTGCCGGTTCTCGGCGATGTAGAACTGCGGGTAGGAGTTGGTGAACGACTCCCCGATGCGGGAGAAGCCGGTCGCCGTCCAGCCGTTGTCGTCGCCCTCGGCGCCGTCGGTGAGGATCGCCTCGCCGTCGGCGGTGATGGTGATGTCGTCGGCCGTGAAGCCCTTCTCCGCGACGCCGCCGTCGGTGCGGTAGTGGAAGCGGAGCTGGATCTCCTGGCCCGCGTAGGCGTCCAGCGGGAAGGAGAGGTCGGCCCAGCCGCCGGACTCCCCGTCCAGGGCCGGGGCACCGCTGGCGTCGCGGCCGATGGCCTCGCCGTTCCTGGTGCCGTCCAGGGCGGTCCAGGTGGCGCCACCGTCGGTGGAGACCTGCGTGTAGAGGTAGTCGTACCCGGCCTCGATCTCCCACC carries:
- a CDS encoding nicotinate phosphoribosyltransferase, which gives rise to MNTADLGLPVAVPSTALFTDHYELTMVQAALRGGTAHRRSAFEVFARRLPEGRRYGVVAGTGRVLDAVENFRFEPEILRFLGERGVVDEPTLAWLADYRFRGDIKGYPEGEVYFPGSPIMRVEGSFAECVLLETVILSILNHDSAVAAAASRMAVAAGDRPLIEMGARRTHELSAVAAARAAYVGGFSSTSDLAAGFRYGIPTVGTSAHSFTLLHDTERDAFTAQVESMGAGTTLLVDTYDVAEAVRTAVEVAGPGLGAVRIDSGDLLLLAHRVRQQLDELGARDTRIVVTSDLDEYAIASLAVAPVDAYGVGTQLVTGSGHPTAAMVYKLVARADSDAPDAPLRPVAKKSMGGKLSVGGVKWAARRPDADGMAEAEVVGTGEVPEELAAHQLLVDLVRGGEVVARERLEAARERHVRARDGLPLSATQLSRGEPVLPTEYVSG
- a CDS encoding isochorismatase family protein; the protein is MHRALIVVDVQNDFCEGGSLAVAGGADVAAAITDLVGQTTAGYRHVVATRDHHVSPGDHFSDHPDFRHSWPAHCVAGTEGVGFHPNFAPAVASGSIDAVFDKGAYAAAYSGFEGKDENGTALARWLRSRDVTEVDLVGIATDHCVRATALDAAREGFRTRVLLGMTAGVAAPTTERALEEMREAGVELSGEPVVRSA